Proteins encoded within one genomic window of Phototrophicus methaneseepsis:
- the holB gene encoding DNA polymerase III subunit delta' codes for MMNDRALNPWPVYGHDWAVTFLQKSLAHHRIRHAYLFLGPENIGKRQLAHAFAMALMCENEDEFARPCMQCASCKRILSGNHPDMLYSQADDNTGALRIDAIRDVMRLIALKPFSSSYRIAIFEDFDNARPQAQDALLKTLEEPPPHAVIILLAQSTEHIMSTITSRCQVLRLRPASTDTVQEVLRIQGATDEQADLIGRLSNGRIGWALEALHDEAVLADRDQMLTMLYEAIMGNRAARFAVADELAKLPKQSVRYILETWQTYWRDLLLLSENSPVKPCNSDRRAELEQIVVRLQPEAALHALQATRELLLKTLNTNANVRLALEAMFLDYPHL; via the coding sequence ATGATGAATGATCGCGCTCTCAATCCCTGGCCCGTCTACGGGCACGACTGGGCTGTGACCTTCTTACAGAAGAGCCTGGCCCATCACCGCATCCGTCATGCTTACCTGTTCCTGGGGCCTGAAAATATTGGTAAGCGCCAACTGGCGCATGCCTTTGCCATGGCGCTGATGTGCGAAAATGAGGATGAATTCGCCCGGCCCTGTATGCAGTGTGCCTCCTGTAAGCGCATCCTCAGCGGCAATCACCCGGATATGCTCTACAGTCAGGCGGATGACAATACAGGTGCGCTCAGGATTGATGCCATCCGCGATGTGATGCGCTTGATCGCGCTCAAGCCCTTCTCATCGAGCTATCGCATTGCCATCTTCGAAGACTTCGACAATGCGCGCCCCCAGGCGCAGGATGCGCTGCTCAAGACATTAGAAGAGCCACCGCCCCATGCCGTGATTATCCTGCTAGCTCAATCCACCGAGCATATCATGTCGACAATCACCAGCCGCTGCCAGGTACTCCGACTGCGCCCGGCCTCGACAGATACGGTGCAGGAAGTGCTCAGGATACAAGGGGCGACAGATGAGCAAGCTGATTTGATTGGTCGGCTCAGCAATGGGCGCATCGGATGGGCGCTAGAAGCCTTGCACGATGAAGCCGTATTAGCAGACCGCGATCAAATGCTGACCATGCTCTATGAAGCCATCATGGGCAATAGGGCCGCACGTTTTGCCGTCGCAGATGAACTGGCAAAGCTGCCGAAGCAATCTGTCCGCTATATTCTGGAAACATGGCAGACGTATTGGCGTGACCTGCTGCTGCTCTCAGAAAATAGCCCGGTCAAGCCTTGTAACAGCGACCGTCGCGCAGAGCTGGAGCAAATCGTGGTGCGCTTACAGCCAGAAGCCGCCCTGCATGCCCTACAGGCCACGCGTGAATTGCTACTAAAAACGCTCAACACCAATGCCAATGTGCGTCTGGCGCTTGAAGCGATGTTTTTAGATTATCCGCATCTTTAG
- a CDS encoding nucleoside hydrolase, which produces MGDLAGDTAFIHLDTDMGGDLDDLCALAMLLRWPGLTITGITTVTEDQGRRAGYVQHVLALAEREDIPLAAGADVASGTYRFVPGYPPDADYWPPTVQRRPGPVEDALARLKNSIERGAAIVAIGQYTNLRLLDEQYPGILQDANLFLMGGCVFPAPAGYLQWANEDDYNIQLDVHSARYVLEHSTPTLIPIEITCQTALKRAYLPRLAATGPLGQLLAHQSEAFARDNRNESTYGVYAGLPDDIINFQHDPLACAIALGWRDGVQIETIPLEITLQDGWLYERPSATGKPVRVVTAIDGECFSDFWCDVVCGV; this is translated from the coding sequence ATGGGCGATTTAGCAGGCGATACGGCATTCATCCATCTGGATACAGATATGGGTGGCGATCTGGATGATTTGTGCGCGCTGGCAATGCTTTTGAGGTGGCCCGGCCTGACGATCACAGGCATCACCACCGTAACGGAAGATCAGGGTCGCCGTGCTGGTTACGTACAACATGTGCTGGCGCTGGCAGAGCGTGAAGATATTCCGCTTGCAGCCGGGGCTGATGTGGCGTCTGGGACTTATCGCTTCGTACCGGGCTACCCGCCTGATGCCGACTATTGGCCGCCGACGGTCCAGCGCAGGCCAGGCCCTGTAGAAGATGCATTAGCGCGCCTCAAAAACAGCATTGAACGCGGCGCTGCCATTGTGGCAATCGGCCAATATACCAACCTGAGGCTACTTGATGAACAGTATCCTGGTATCCTGCAGGATGCCAACCTGTTCCTGATGGGCGGCTGTGTGTTCCCTGCGCCAGCAGGGTACCTACAATGGGCGAATGAAGACGACTACAATATTCAGCTTGATGTGCACTCAGCGCGTTATGTGCTGGAACACAGCACCCCGACGCTTATCCCGATTGAAATCACCTGCCAGACAGCCCTTAAGCGCGCCTATCTGCCCCGGTTGGCTGCTACAGGCCCACTTGGGCAACTGCTCGCGCATCAATCAGAAGCTTTTGCGCGGGATAATCGCAATGAATCGACTTATGGTGTTTATGCTGGCTTACCAGATGACATCATTAATTTTCAACATGATCCGCTTGCATGTGCCATTGCGCTCGGCTGGCGGGATGGCGTGCAAATAGAGACTATCCCGCTCGAAATCACCCTACAAGATGGGTGGCTGTACGAACGCCCATCGGCCACAGGCAAACCCGTGCGCGTGGTCACGGCGATAGATGGCGAGTGTTTTAGTGACTTCTGGTGCGATGTGGTTTGTGGGGTATAA
- a CDS encoding sugar phosphate isomerase/epimerase family protein, which produces MSEPLFGLQLYTVREALEADFKGTMQRLYDLGIRNLEIYGGLPLPPKESAALFKDMGFSVISGHLPLPIGDEGPANIEAAKTFGMSSYFVPWISPETYADRESVEAFAMLLNDSCKVAADAGMEFGYHNHEFEFTNKIDGVPAYTILREATDPEVKFEVDTYWAQFGGVDPLELIHELGARASMIHIKDGPLDPNDRNAHMLPFGEGKMDIPAIVEAGKDVDAKAIYVELDHCATDMMEAVEKSWNYLKEQGIIS; this is translated from the coding sequence GTGTCAGAACCACTTTTTGGACTCCAACTTTACACGGTGCGAGAAGCACTTGAGGCCGATTTCAAAGGCACGATGCAGCGCCTATATGATCTCGGCATTCGCAATCTGGAGATTTACGGCGGTTTACCCCTGCCTCCTAAAGAATCAGCAGCCCTGTTCAAAGATATGGGGTTTAGCGTAATTAGTGGGCACCTACCGCTGCCGATTGGGGACGAAGGTCCTGCAAACATCGAAGCCGCGAAAACGTTCGGCATGAGCAGCTACTTCGTGCCATGGATCTCTCCAGAGACCTACGCTGACAGAGAATCTGTTGAGGCTTTTGCCATGCTGCTCAACGATTCCTGCAAAGTCGCCGCTGATGCCGGCATGGAATTCGGCTATCACAATCATGAATTTGAATTCACCAATAAGATTGATGGTGTCCCAGCTTATACCATTCTGCGCGAAGCCACCGACCCAGAAGTTAAATTTGAGGTCGATACTTATTGGGCGCAATTTGGCGGCGTCGATCCGCTCGAACTCATCCATGAACTGGGCGCGCGTGCCAGCATGATCCATATTAAAGATGGCCCGCTGGACCCGAACGACCGCAATGCTCACATGCTCCCCTTCGGTGAGGGCAAAATGGACATCCCCGCTATTGTTGAGGCCGGGAAAGATGTCGACGCTAAAGCGATCTACGTTGAATTAGATCATTGCGCCACCGATATGATGGAAGCCGTTGAAAAGAGCTGGAATTACTTGAAAGAACAGGGAATTATCTCGTGA
- a CDS encoding Gfo/Idh/MocA family protein — MSDKIYNVGLIGVGNIAPQYIKGCALFPEAIKITACSDIDMQRAESFANENGIQAMTVDNMLASPDIDIVINLTIPAVHAEVSLKAIEAGKHVHSEKPLAITKEDGQRIVKAAAEKGVRVGCAPDTFLGGGGQTARKLIDDGAIGTPIAATAFMLSRGPEPWHPNPFFYYQPGGGPMLDMGPYYMTALVNLMGPVQSVAAVTTRGVPRRVAGHAAIKGQDVPISVDTHYSGTLQFASGATGTAIMSFDIAAHHLPRIEIYGTEGSISVPDPNTFKGPVQLYTLESGEWQDIALTHRDDVGRGIGVADIAKGLQSNQPHRASGELANHVLEIMLAFDESSSEHKHITIESQPERPAALPVNI; from the coding sequence GTGAGCGACAAAATTTATAATGTGGGTTTGATCGGCGTTGGTAACATCGCGCCACAGTACATCAAGGGCTGCGCACTCTTCCCGGAAGCCATCAAGATCACAGCATGCTCTGATATTGATATGCAGCGTGCCGAGAGCTTTGCCAATGAAAATGGCATCCAGGCCATGACGGTCGATAACATGCTGGCATCGCCGGATATCGACATTGTCATTAACCTGACCATTCCGGCGGTCCATGCAGAAGTCAGCCTGAAAGCGATTGAAGCAGGTAAGCACGTCCACAGCGAAAAACCACTCGCCATCACCAAAGAAGATGGTCAGCGTATCGTGAAGGCCGCCGCAGAAAAGGGCGTGCGCGTCGGCTGTGCGCCGGATACCTTCCTGGGGGGCGGCGGCCAAACTGCGCGCAAGTTGATTGATGATGGTGCCATTGGTACCCCGATTGCTGCGACAGCTTTCATGCTCAGCCGTGGGCCGGAGCCCTGGCACCCGAACCCATTCTTCTACTATCAGCCTGGTGGTGGCCCCATGCTCGATATGGGCCCGTATTACATGACCGCGCTTGTCAACCTCATGGGTCCCGTGCAATCGGTGGCTGCTGTGACGACACGCGGCGTACCGCGCCGTGTGGCAGGTCACGCAGCGATCAAAGGCCAGGATGTGCCCATTTCCGTCGATACGCACTACAGCGGCACACTGCAATTCGCCAGTGGCGCGACCGGTACGGCGATCATGAGCTTCGACATTGCCGCTCATCACCTGCCACGTATTGAAATTTATGGCACAGAGGGCAGCATCAGCGTACCAGACCCGAACACATTCAAAGGCCCCGTCCAGCTCTATACACTGGAATCCGGCGAATGGCAGGACATCGCACTAACCCATCGTGATGATGTCGGTCGTGGTATCGGCGTGGCAGATATTGCCAAGGGCTTGCAAAGCAACCAGCCACACCGCGCCAGTGGCGAGCTCGCCAATCACGTGCTGGAAATTATGCTGGCATTCGATGAATCCTCCAGCGAACACAAGCACATCACGATCGAGAGCCAACCGGAACGTCCGGCGGCCCTCCCCGTCAATATATAA